The following proteins are encoded in a genomic region of Ptychodera flava strain L36383 chromosome 23 unlocalized genomic scaffold, AS_Pfla_20210202 Scaffold_24__1_contigs__length_23054250_pilon, whole genome shotgun sequence:
- the LOC139124957 gene encoding plancitoxin-1-like has protein sequence MLALEVLVFCLLFSTCTGISCQDDQGMNVDWFIIYNIPEIPDSDNELAKAGVAYYYFDPSVQTSRLSTVGIDSPKQALAKTLNQIYSNHKSKNVAYLMYNDEWPIQKPSIGIEAIRKVTSAWTQLAGFGWYKVLLVFRNPQMEVIPGLTMPKSTDSRCCVSLRWLKMAAFKK, from the exons ATGCTGGCGCTAGAAGTTTTAGTGTTCTGTTTATTATTCTCTACGTGCACTGGCATCTCGTGTCAAGATGACCAAGGAATGAATGTAGACTG gttcataATTTATAACATACCTGAGATTCCTGACAGTGATAATGAGTTGGCGAAAGCTGGTGTTGCGTACTACTACTTTGATCCATCTGTCCAGACAAGCAGGCTATCAACCGTTGGGATAGATTCACCAAAGCAGGCACTGGCGAAGACATTGAACCAAATTTACAGCAATCACAAATCTAAG AATGTAGCCTACTTGATGTACAACGACGAGTGGCCCATACAAAAACCGAGCATTGGGATCGAGGCCATACGAAAG GTGACGTCTGCTTGGACACAACTGGCGGGTTTTGGCTGGTACAAAGTGCTCCTCGTTTTCCGGAACCCTCAAATGGAAGTTATTCCTGGCCTCACAATGCCAAAAAGTACGGACAGTCGTTGCTGTGTATCTCTGCGCTGGTTGAAGATGGCAGCTTTCAAAAAATAG